From the Lysinibacillus fusiformis genome, the window AATATTGTTTTTTGGTCGTTGCAATCAATTCATTTAGTTCTTTAGGATAATCTTTCTTTGCTTGTGAAAGTACCGTATTAAACTGAGAAAGTTCATTTGTATAATATTTCAAAACATCTTTCGTTGCGTAGTAATATATGCTAAAGAAATATCTAGATTCGGCAAATGACATCGGTTTTTCATACGTTTCAATTTGCTCTATCAGTTCTCGAGGTGTTTGCAAACAGTCTAATATTTCTTGCTCTAATTGTGTTAAATATTTTGGATCATCAGCCATTCTATTTAAAACTGTTTTTTTATTTTTAGCTTTATCATTGTATATATTATCAGCAGATACAACAAATGTTAGTTTCTTAAAATCTTCCTCAGGTATATTGAGCTCAAGGCGTGTTTTTTCACGTTTTTCATGATACTTCTTTTGAAATCTAGAAAACCAATCTTCATAGTTGCTTTCTATTTTTTCTTCATCTGAATGAACGAGTGCTGAAGGATGGAACATATAAGACGAAATTAGAATACCTACCAAAAGCACACTGGCAATACTTGCGATCCATACAGCCGATTTTTGCCATCTTGCAGAAGGCTTTCGAACCGTATTCATACTTTCTAGAGACTCCCTTACATTATCCTCAGCTTCAATTTGCTGAAGAACACGTTGTGGATCAAGCTTCGGTTCCATTCGTTCATAGGATTTTTTCAGTAGTGCCATACGTTGATCAAATTGCTTATCATCCATTTTCAACACTCCCATCTTGCATTAATGCTGCCTTTAGCTTTTCCTTCGCACGTAATAATCGCACTTTCACCGTCGATAGTGAAATATTTAAGACTTCAGCGATTTCTTCGTATTTTAATTCGTGGAAATAATACAACACGAGAGGATAACGGTATTTTTCATCAAGGGCCTGAATGGCACTGTGTAGATGCCTGTCCTCTTCGAACAAAAGAACATTCTCTTCTGCAGATGAATAGGTCTTTTGCTGCTGGGCATGTAGCTTGTCCTCTTTTGCCTGCTGTCGCTGTTCCTTACGATAATAATCACGAGTAGCATTTAATGTGATTTTATAGAGCCACGTTGTAAATCGATCCTGTTTAAATTGATGTAAAAAGCGATACAGTTTGACAAATACCTCCTG encodes:
- a CDS encoding RNA polymerase sigma factor, which codes for MMEVELIARAQQGDKEAYIELIRNHQRTVEKFAFQCGVHTNDLADVSQEVFVKLYRFLHQFKQDRFTTWLYKITLNATRDYYRKEQRQQAKEDKLHAQQQKTYSSAEENVLLFEEDRHLHSAIQALDEKYRYPLVLYYFHELKYEEIAEVLNISLSTVKVRLLRAKEKLKAALMQDGSVENG